The proteins below come from a single Candidatus Alcyoniella australis genomic window:
- the lsrF gene encoding 3-hydroxy-5-phosphonooxypentane-2,4-dione thiolase: MRRGLPGGRDLNARAREQIRALKHPSACASLHSHLYIGKRRLSMDWGMKNRLSRIINPKTGRCVMLAVDHGYFLGPTSGLESPAKLLKPLLPHADALMINRGMLRTCVDPGSDVPIVLRVSGGTSVLNELSNEGITVDFEEAVRLNVSAVALSIFVGADFERQTLLGLSELVNLGEKYGIPVLAVTAVGKDMARDVRYLSLASRIASELGAHIVKTYYCEDFERIPATVPVPVVIAGGKKIGEMQALELAYNAINRGAVGVDMGRNIFQSDSPLGMIKAVKAIVHKKATPAQGFEIYSKYLAKQAD; the protein is encoded by the coding sequence GTGCGCCGCGGTCTGCCCGGAGGACGCGATCTCAATGCGCGAGCGCGGGAGCAAATCCGAGCGTTGAAGCACCCATCGGCGTGTGCTAGTTTGCACTCGCATTTGTACATTGGAAAACGGAGGTTGAGCATGGACTGGGGAATGAAAAACCGCCTGTCGCGGATCATCAATCCGAAGACCGGGCGTTGCGTGATGTTGGCCGTGGACCACGGCTATTTTCTCGGACCCACGTCCGGCCTGGAGAGCCCGGCCAAGCTGCTCAAGCCGCTGCTGCCCCACGCCGACGCGCTGATGATCAACCGCGGCATGCTGCGCACCTGCGTGGACCCGGGCTCCGACGTGCCGATCGTGCTGCGAGTTTCCGGCGGGACCAGCGTACTCAACGAGCTGTCCAACGAGGGGATCACCGTCGACTTCGAGGAGGCGGTGCGGCTCAACGTCAGCGCCGTGGCGCTCTCGATTTTCGTGGGCGCCGATTTCGAGCGCCAAACCCTGCTGGGCCTAAGCGAGCTGGTCAACCTCGGCGAGAAATACGGCATCCCGGTGCTGGCCGTGACCGCCGTGGGCAAAGATATGGCCCGCGACGTGCGTTACCTCTCGCTGGCCTCGCGCATTGCCTCGGAGCTTGGCGCGCACATCGTCAAGACCTACTACTGCGAAGATTTCGAGCGCATACCCGCCACAGTGCCCGTGCCGGTGGTGATTGCCGGCGGTAAGAAAATCGGCGAGATGCAGGCCCTGGAGCTGGCGTACAACGCCATCAACCGCGGCGCGGTGGGCGTGGACATGGGACGCAACATTTTCCAGTCCGACAGCCCGCTGGGCATGATCAAGGCGGTCAAGGCCATCGTGCACAAGAAGGCGACCCCGGCCCAGGGCTTCGAGATCTACTCCAAGTACCTGGCCAAGCAGGCGGACTAA
- a CDS encoding 4Fe-4S binding protein, which produces MRSRPWDDPLDKRWKHQKGKVREVVLERYAPCEPAVMEQIYNFLLLEEKFPLELVHRVIDRMASISAATTVMTYEEIVQFVQDLPDDYIIACGPCACRLHTAEMLGPDARDLPGGKLDYCRQTPLNVDIQVAVSGEKFAKLETYEVISKQQLLDLEKQCFEMGLVSNIYQMLDGESGICHCSSATCVPLMANKALGGGSTVIRRGRFVPQLDLERCAGHGACVTVCHFDARSIVTRGGREVSQLNAAQCRGCGLCAAVCPEDAISMRERGSKSER; this is translated from the coding sequence ATGCGCAGCAGGCCCTGGGACGATCCGTTGGACAAACGTTGGAAACATCAGAAGGGGAAGGTACGCGAGGTCGTGCTTGAGCGCTACGCCCCGTGCGAACCGGCGGTGATGGAGCAGATCTACAACTTTCTACTGCTCGAAGAGAAGTTCCCATTGGAATTGGTGCACCGCGTGATTGATCGCATGGCCTCGATCAGCGCGGCGACCACGGTAATGACCTACGAGGAGATCGTGCAGTTCGTCCAGGATTTGCCCGACGATTACATAATCGCCTGCGGGCCGTGCGCCTGCCGACTGCATACGGCCGAGATGTTGGGCCCCGACGCGCGCGATTTACCGGGCGGAAAGCTCGATTATTGCCGCCAGACTCCGCTTAACGTCGACATCCAGGTCGCGGTCAGCGGCGAGAAGTTCGCCAAGCTCGAGACCTATGAGGTGATCAGCAAGCAGCAGTTGCTGGACCTGGAAAAGCAATGTTTCGAGATGGGCCTGGTCTCGAATATTTACCAGATGCTCGACGGCGAGTCCGGCATCTGCCACTGCTCGTCCGCCACCTGCGTGCCGCTGATGGCCAACAAGGCCCTGGGCGGTGGCTCGACCGTGATCCGGCGCGGGCGCTTTGTGCCGCAGCTCGATCTTGAGCGCTGTGCAGGGCACGGCGCGTGCGTGACGGTCTGCCATTTCGACGCGCGCAGTATTGTGACGCGTGGGGGGCGCGAGGTCTCGCAGCTCAATGCGGCGCAGTGTCGCGGCTGCGGACTGTGCGCCGCGGTCTGCCCGGAGGACGCGATCTCAATGCGCGAGCGCGGGAGCAAATCCGAGCGTTGA